The following proteins are co-located in the Caulobacter henricii genome:
- a CDS encoding copper-binding protein: MKTLLSAAALALALTGPALAQSDMKMGDMPGMKHDAMPAAAKTVDGQGVIKGLDKASGVVTLQHQPIPALKWPAMTMKFKADPAVLKPFKVGQAVNFKLKPTGASTEIVAMSVK; the protein is encoded by the coding sequence ATGAAGACCTTGCTATCCGCAGCCGCTTTGGCCCTGGCCCTAACTGGCCCCGCCTTGGCTCAATCGGACATGAAGATGGGCGACATGCCGGGTATGAAGCACGACGCTATGCCTGCTGCGGCCAAGACCGTGGACGGCCAAGGCGTGATCAAGGGTCTGGATAAGGCCAGCGGCGTGGTGACGCTGCAGCACCAGCCCATTCCCGCCCTAAAATGGCCGGCCATGACCATGAAGTTCAAGGCCGATCCGGCTGTTCTCAAGCCGTTCAAGGTCGGACAGGCCGTCAATTTCAAACTTAAGCCGACGGGCGCTTCGACAGAGATCGTGGCGATGTCGGTAAAGTAG
- a CDS encoding efflux RND transporter permease subunit produces the protein MIAAVIRWSLANRFFVLLGALVLLAGGLVALRATPLDALPDLSDVQVVIRTPAQGQAPRLVEDQITYPLATTMLSVPGAKTVRGYSFFGDSFVYVLFADGTDPYWARSRVLESLSQVQSRLPAGARPALGPDATGVGWIFEYALVDRTGRHDLSQLRSLQDWFVRYELKTLPGVAEVASIGGMVRQYQVVLDPQKLAAYGVTHQAVVEALNGANQEAGGSVVEMAEAEYMVRASGYLSSLADFAAVPIKTAAGGVPITLGQVATIQIGPEMRRGIAELNGKGEVAGGVVVLRSGEDARAALKAVQDKLKTLKTTLPPGVEIVTTYDRSGLIDRAIDNLKSKLFEEFIVVALVCALFLWHLRSALVAIIALPLGVLAAFIVMRAQGVNANIMSLGGIAIAVGAMVDAAVVMIENAHKHLERWTLDHPGQTIGDKERWDEIAAAAVEVGPALFLSLLIITFSFIPVFTLQGQEGRLFAPLAFTKTYAMAAAALLSITLIPVLMGYLIRGRIPAETANPINRLLSAIYAPALDWVLGRPRSALVIAALVFATTLIPLSRLGGEFMPTLNEGDLLYMPSALPGLSAAKAGALLQQTDRLIKTVPEVDSVFGKAGRAESATDPAPLEMFETTIRFKPRNQWRPGMTPEKLVEELDRTVAVPGLSNVWVPPIRNRIDMLATGIKSPIGVKVSGANLDDLDRVAQQIAQVAKSVPGVSSALAERLTGGRYVDVRIDRAAAGRYGLNIADVQAIVSGAIGGQMVGETVEGLARYPISVRYPREVRGDLEALRVLPILTPSLQQITLGTVAQVAISEGPPMLKSENGRPTTFVYVDVRGRDLSSVVADLQRAVAKDIKPVAGVSISYSGQFEYLQRAVERLKIVVPATLLIIFVLLYVTFRRLDEAALIMGALPFALTGGFWALYLLGFNQSVATGVGFIALAGVSAEFGVVMLIYLKQALAERCGPIKEADLVQAIRDGALLRVRPKAMTVAVILAGLLPILVGHGAGSEVMSRIAAPMIGGMLSAPLLSMFVIPAAYLLIERRRRRAARPRS, from the coding sequence TTGATCGCCGCCGTCATCCGCTGGTCGTTGGCCAACCGCTTCTTCGTGCTGCTGGGCGCCCTGGTCCTGCTGGCCGGCGGGCTTGTGGCGCTGCGCGCGACGCCGCTCGACGCCCTGCCTGATCTCTCCGACGTCCAGGTGGTGATCCGCACGCCGGCCCAGGGCCAGGCCCCGCGTCTGGTGGAAGACCAGATCACCTATCCCTTGGCCACCACCATGCTGTCGGTGCCGGGGGCCAAGACCGTGCGCGGCTATTCGTTCTTCGGCGATAGCTTCGTCTATGTGCTGTTCGCCGATGGGACCGATCCCTATTGGGCGCGCTCGCGGGTGCTGGAGTCGCTGAGCCAGGTGCAAAGCCGGCTTCCAGCCGGAGCCCGCCCGGCCCTCGGTCCCGATGCCACCGGTGTGGGCTGGATCTTCGAATACGCCCTGGTCGACCGAACCGGCCGCCATGACCTCAGCCAGCTTCGGTCCTTGCAGGACTGGTTCGTGCGCTATGAGCTGAAGACCCTGCCGGGGGTGGCCGAGGTGGCCAGCATCGGCGGCATGGTCCGCCAGTACCAGGTGGTGCTCGACCCGCAGAAATTAGCGGCCTACGGCGTCACCCACCAGGCCGTGGTCGAGGCGCTGAACGGCGCCAACCAGGAAGCCGGCGGCTCGGTCGTCGAAATGGCCGAAGCCGAATACATGGTCCGGGCCAGCGGCTATCTGAGCAGCCTGGCCGACTTCGCCGCCGTGCCAATCAAGACCGCGGCCGGCGGCGTGCCCATCACCCTGGGCCAGGTCGCCACGATCCAGATCGGACCGGAGATGCGCCGAGGGATCGCCGAGCTCAACGGCAAGGGCGAGGTCGCCGGAGGAGTGGTGGTGTTGCGCTCGGGCGAGGACGCCCGCGCCGCCCTCAAGGCCGTGCAGGACAAGCTGAAGACCCTCAAGACCACCCTGCCACCAGGCGTGGAGATCGTCACCACCTATGACCGCTCCGGCTTGATCGACCGCGCCATCGACAATCTGAAGTCCAAGCTTTTTGAGGAGTTTATCGTCGTCGCCCTGGTCTGCGCGCTCTTCCTTTGGCATCTGCGCTCGGCCCTGGTGGCGATCATCGCCCTGCCGCTGGGCGTCCTGGCCGCCTTCATCGTCATGCGCGCCCAGGGGGTCAACGCCAACATCATGTCTCTAGGCGGCATCGCTATCGCTGTCGGGGCCATGGTCGATGCGGCCGTCGTGATGATCGAGAACGCGCACAAACATCTCGAGCGCTGGACGCTCGATCATCCCGGCCAGACGATCGGCGACAAGGAACGCTGGGACGAGATCGCCGCCGCCGCCGTGGAAGTCGGTCCTGCCCTGTTCCTGAGCCTGCTGATCATCACCTTCTCGTTCATCCCGGTCTTCACCCTGCAGGGCCAGGAGGGGCGACTCTTTGCCCCGCTGGCCTTCACCAAGACCTACGCCATGGCCGCGGCGGCCCTGCTGTCGATCACCCTGATCCCGGTCCTGATGGGCTATCTGATCCGCGGCAGGATCCCCGCCGAGACCGCCAACCCCATCAACCGGCTGCTGAGCGCGATCTATGCGCCGGCCCTGGACTGGGTGCTCGGGCGTCCGCGCTCCGCGCTGGTCATCGCCGCGCTGGTCTTCGCCACCACCCTGATTCCGCTGTCGCGGCTAGGCGGTGAGTTCATGCCGACTTTGAATGAAGGCGACCTGCTCTATATGCCCTCGGCCCTTCCGGGCTTGTCGGCGGCCAAGGCCGGCGCGCTTCTTCAACAGACCGATCGGTTGATCAAGACAGTGCCCGAGGTCGACAGCGTGTTCGGCAAGGCCGGTCGAGCGGAATCGGCGACCGATCCGGCTCCGCTGGAAATGTTTGAGACCACCATCCGCTTTAAGCCGCGCAACCAGTGGCGCCCCGGCATGACCCCCGAAAAGCTGGTCGAGGAATTGGATCGCACGGTGGCGGTCCCGGGCCTTTCAAACGTTTGGGTGCCGCCGATCCGCAACCGCATCGACATGCTGGCCACTGGCATCAAGAGCCCAATCGGGGTCAAGGTGTCGGGTGCCAACCTTGATGACCTCGACCGCGTCGCCCAGCAGATCGCCCAAGTCGCCAAGAGCGTGCCGGGGGTCAGCTCGGCCTTGGCCGAGCGGCTGACCGGCGGGCGCTATGTCGATGTCCGCATCGACCGGGCCGCCGCTGGTCGCTACGGTCTCAACATCGCCGATGTCCAGGCCATCGTCTCGGGCGCGATCGGCGGCCAGATGGTCGGCGAGACCGTCGAGGGCCTCGCCCGTTATCCGATCAGCGTGCGTTATCCTCGCGAGGTGCGCGGCGACCTCGAAGCCCTGCGGGTCCTCCCGATCCTTACCCCCTCGCTGCAGCAGATCACGCTGGGCACGGTGGCCCAGGTGGCGATCAGCGAGGGGCCGCCGATGCTCAAGAGCGAGAACGGGCGACCGACCACCTTCGTCTATGTCGATGTGCGCGGGCGCGACCTGTCTTCGGTCGTCGCCGATCTGCAGCGGGCGGTGGCCAAAGACATCAAGCCAGTCGCCGGCGTGAGCATCAGCTATTCGGGGCAGTTCGAATATCTGCAGCGAGCGGTGGAGCGGTTGAAGATCGTCGTGCCGGCGACGCTGCTGATTATCTTCGTACTGCTTTACGTCACCTTCCGTCGCTTGGACGAGGCGGCCCTGATCATGGGCGCCCTGCCCTTCGCCCTGACCGGTGGCTTCTGGGCGCTCTACCTGCTGGGCTTCAATCAGTCGGTGGCCACCGGCGTCGGCTTCATCGCTCTGGCGGGGGTCTCGGCCGAGTTCGGGGTGGTGATGCTGATCTATCTCAAGCAAGCCCTGGCCGAGCGCTGCGGCCCGATCAAGGAGGCCGACCTCGTCCAGGCCATCCGCGACGGGGCGCTGCTGCGGGTGCGGCCCAAGGCCATGACCGTGGCGGTGATCCTGGCCGGACTGCTGCCGATCCTGGTCGGCCACGGCGCCGGCTCCGAGGTGATGAGCCGCATCGCAGCGCCGATGATCGGCGGCATGCTCAGCGCGCCACTGCTGTCGATGTTCGTCATTCCAGCTGCCTATTTGCTCATCGAGCGCCGCCGGAGGCGCGCCGCGCGACCCCGGTCGTGA
- a CDS encoding efflux RND transporter periplasmic adaptor subunit, giving the protein MSRVTTLSTRSLIAGAAAIALLATAGGYGLGQWRKGPAPAAGDVPGRKVLYWYDPMVPAQRFDKPGKSPFMDMQLVPRYADEGAGPNAPGVAVDPRGAQTLGMRLARAEMTSLASGLAIPGSIEFNQRDLAIVQTRTAGFVQRVYGHAPGDIIAAGAPIADLFNPEWAGAQTEYLAVRRIGDPRLTAAARSRLTLLGMSQSLIAAVEHDGKVQTTSTVRAPIGGVIQTLDVRAGMSLASAQSLAQISGLATVWLTLSAPETQAGLIRIGQSVSAQLPAFPGETFSGRVSAILPAAQADSRTLQVRVELSNRGGRLRPGMSATASLAGDAAPVLTVPSEAIIRTGRRDLVMLAQGGGRYQPAEISVGRQAGDRSEILAGLSAGDQVVASGQFLLDSEASLAGLEPRPLTSQAATGPTMEAAAPVMKPVPKGARSLLQAQGRVEEITADTITLSHGPVPAIGWPAMTMIFKLDPPSLARGLKAGDQAAFGFEQRPDGSAVRSLRRVEASR; this is encoded by the coding sequence ATGAGCCGCGTCACGACCCTTTCGACCCGATCCCTGATCGCGGGCGCCGCCGCCATCGCCCTTCTGGCCACGGCCGGGGGCTATGGTTTGGGCCAGTGGCGCAAGGGGCCCGCCCCAGCCGCGGGCGACGTGCCTGGCCGCAAGGTTCTCTACTGGTATGATCCGATGGTCCCCGCCCAGCGCTTCGACAAGCCGGGCAAGTCGCCGTTCATGGACATGCAATTGGTCCCACGCTACGCCGACGAGGGCGCCGGGCCGAACGCGCCCGGCGTCGCCGTCGATCCGCGCGGCGCTCAGACCCTGGGCATGCGATTGGCCCGCGCCGAGATGACGTCGCTCGCCTCCGGCCTGGCGATTCCGGGATCGATCGAGTTCAACCAGCGCGATCTGGCCATCGTCCAGACCCGCACCGCCGGCTTCGTCCAGCGCGTCTATGGCCACGCCCCCGGCGACATCATCGCGGCGGGCGCGCCCATCGCCGACCTGTTCAACCCCGAGTGGGCGGGCGCGCAGACCGAATATCTGGCCGTGCGGCGCATCGGCGACCCGCGCCTGACGGCCGCCGCCCGCTCGCGCTTGACCTTGCTTGGCATGAGCCAATCCCTGATCGCCGCGGTCGAGCACGACGGCAAGGTTCAGACGACATCCACGGTGCGCGCGCCGATCGGCGGGGTGATCCAGACCCTGGATGTCCGCGCCGGCATGAGTTTGGCCTCGGCCCAGAGCTTGGCGCAGATCAGCGGTCTGGCCACCGTTTGGCTGACGCTGTCGGCGCCCGAGACCCAGGCTGGGCTGATCAGGATCGGCCAGTCGGTCTCGGCCCAGTTGCCCGCCTTTCCCGGCGAGACCTTCAGCGGCCGGGTCAGCGCCATCCTGCCAGCCGCCCAGGCTGACAGCCGCACCCTGCAAGTCCGGGTCGAACTGTCCAATCGCGGCGGCCGGCTGCGGCCGGGCATGTCCGCCACGGCCAGTCTTGCCGGTGACGCCGCTCCAGTCCTGACCGTCCCCAGCGAGGCCATAATCCGCACCGGGCGGCGGGACCTGGTGATGCTGGCCCAGGGCGGCGGCCGCTACCAGCCCGCCGAGATCAGTGTCGGTCGCCAGGCCGGCGATCGCAGCGAAATCCTCGCCGGCCTCAGCGCCGGCGATCAGGTCGTGGCCTCGGGCCAGTTCCTCCTCGACTCCGAAGCCAGCCTGGCCGGCTTGGAACCTCGGCCGCTGACGAGCCAAGCGGCCACCGGGCCGACCATGGAAGCGGCCGCACCGGTGATGAAGCCCGTCCCCAAAGGCGCCAGGTCGCTCTTGCAGGCGCAGGGGCGGGTCGAAGAGATCACCGCCGACACGATCACCCTGAGCCACGGCCCCGTGCCCGCGATCGGCTGGCCGGCCATGACCATGATCTTCAAGCTCGACCCGCCGAGCCTGGCTCGGGGATTGAAGGCGGGCGATCAGGCGGCTTTCGGCTTCGAACAACGTCCTGACGGCTCCGCCGTGCGCAGCCTTCGCCGCGTGGAGGCAAGCCGTTGA
- a CDS encoding TolC family protein, producing the protein MRLILLLAGLGLANAAQAGPLTFTAAQELALQSPALAATAADLEAAKSQGKAAGRLPDPKLRVGLDNFPISGPPAGTFGGDSMTMVSIGLMQDRPSAAKREAARQAARAEVTTAGARQALTARETQVAAALAWIDLYYADQKLAALAAVERAITPLRDTAPAAVTTGEARPGQALEAQQKLAALADRRSELLADRARAAAELTRWTGEPGPQAIGPAPDFIINAEALRAGLPDHPGLRALDAARQTAGAQLAQARAEAHPDTSWDLAYQKRDGAYGDMVSVGVTFGLPLFGQARREPLIAAQSARVRGAESQKAAGERQLLAALETDLVDHQMHHEQLARAQETLAPLAQQRADLETASYAAGRASLSDVLGALLDLAETKLSILDRQALVARDSAKINLTYGTAS; encoded by the coding sequence ATGCGTCTTATCCTGCTTCTCGCGGGCCTTGGGCTGGCCAACGCCGCCCAGGCCGGCCCGCTGACCTTCACCGCCGCCCAAGAGCTGGCCCTGCAATCGCCGGCCCTGGCCGCGACGGCGGCCGATCTCGAGGCGGCCAAGTCCCAGGGCAAGGCGGCGGGCAGGTTGCCCGACCCTAAGCTGCGGGTCGGCCTGGACAATTTCCCGATCTCCGGTCCACCGGCCGGGACCTTTGGCGGCGACAGCATGACCATGGTCAGCATCGGCCTGATGCAGGACCGGCCCAGCGCCGCCAAGCGCGAGGCCGCGCGTCAGGCAGCCCGAGCGGAGGTCACGACCGCCGGCGCCCGCCAGGCCCTGACGGCGCGCGAGACGCAAGTGGCCGCAGCCCTGGCCTGGATCGACCTCTACTACGCCGACCAGAAGCTGGCCGCCCTGGCTGCGGTCGAACGGGCGATCACACCGCTGCGCGACACAGCGCCCGCCGCCGTCACCACAGGAGAGGCTCGTCCGGGCCAAGCCCTGGAGGCGCAACAGAAGCTGGCCGCACTGGCCGATCGACGCAGCGAACTGCTCGCCGACAGGGCCCGCGCCGCCGCCGAACTGACCCGTTGGACAGGCGAGCCTGGACCTCAGGCCATCGGGCCGGCTCCGGACTTTATTATCAACGCCGAGGCCCTGCGCGCCGGCCTGCCAGACCATCCGGGTCTTCGTGCCCTGGATGCGGCGCGCCAGACGGCCGGCGCCCAGTTGGCCCAAGCGCGTGCCGAAGCCCATCCCGACACCAGTTGGGATCTCGCCTACCAGAAGCGCGACGGCGCCTATGGCGACATGGTGTCGGTCGGGGTGACCTTCGGCTTGCCGCTGTTTGGCCAGGCCCGGCGCGAGCCGCTGATCGCGGCACAGAGCGCCAGGGTCCGGGGAGCAGAAAGTCAAAAGGCTGCGGGCGAACGCCAATTGCTCGCCGCGCTGGAGACCGACCTCGTCGACCACCAGATGCACCACGAACAGTTGGCCCGCGCTCAAGAGACCTTGGCGCCGCTGGCCCAGCAACGCGCCGACCTGGAGACCGCCAGCTATGCCGCTGGGCGCGCCAGCTTGAGCGATGTGCTCGGCGCCTTGCTCGACCTGGCCGAGACCAAGCTTTCGATCCTCGACCGCCAAGCCCTCGTCGCGCGCGACAGCGCCAAGATCAACCTGACCTACGGAACCGCGTCATGA
- the copD gene encoding copper homeostasis membrane protein CopD produces MIESLVVLARLVQYAGTAMLFGAPLFYLYGLPADGPGAARTSAGTKGLVVVAGLLTAIGCGLALLAQTAMMTGALADALDPQALVMVATGTQFGVSVITRATASLAALAVAATLRPSTNLWRASAGLGAVALASFAWSGHGADGEGAAGLFKLSADILHLLAAGVWLGALAALLLLVLGVRQAEAAAVRALHGALEGFSGVGSVVVATLVLTGLINSWFLVGPDHLLAAATTAWGAVLLAKLCVFALMLSLAALNRFVLTPRLQRALASLDPASALAALRRSLLVESAAGLSVLILVSWLGTLAPPASL; encoded by the coding sequence ATGATCGAGTCGCTCGTCGTTCTGGCGCGCCTTGTCCAGTATGCCGGGACGGCGATGCTGTTTGGCGCGCCGCTTTTCTACCTCTACGGCCTGCCCGCCGATGGCCCCGGCGCGGCGCGAACCAGCGCCGGAACGAAGGGACTGGTCGTGGTCGCCGGCCTGCTGACGGCGATCGGCTGCGGCCTGGCGCTGCTGGCCCAGACGGCAATGATGACCGGAGCGCTTGCCGACGCCCTCGACCCACAGGCTCTAGTCATGGTGGCGACCGGCACCCAGTTCGGCGTCTCGGTCATTACCCGCGCGACCGCGAGCCTGGCGGCCTTGGCGGTCGCCGCGACCTTGCGTCCCTCGACCAATCTCTGGCGCGCCAGCGCCGGGCTGGGTGCTGTAGCCCTGGCCAGCTTCGCCTGGAGCGGACACGGCGCTGACGGCGAAGGGGCGGCGGGCCTCTTCAAGCTGTCCGCCGACATCCTCCACCTCCTCGCCGCCGGGGTCTGGCTCGGCGCTTTGGCCGCCCTGCTCCTCCTGGTCTTGGGCGTGCGCCAGGCCGAGGCCGCCGCCGTGCGAGCGCTCCACGGGGCGCTGGAAGGGTTTTCCGGCGTCGGCTCGGTGGTCGTGGCCACGCTGGTGCTGACCGGCCTCATCAACAGCTGGTTCCTGGTCGGACCCGACCACCTCCTCGCGGCGGCTACGACCGCCTGGGGCGCCGTGCTCCTGGCCAAGCTCTGCGTCTTCGCGCTTATGCTGAGCCTGGCCGCGCTCAATCGCTTCGTGCTGACGCCGCGACTACAACGGGCGCTCGCCAGCCTCGACCCCGCCTCGGCGCTGGCGGCGCTGCGGCGAAGCCTGCTGGTCGAGTCGGCCGCCGGCCTCTCGGTTCTGATCCTGGTCAGTTGGCTGGGGACGCTGGCCCCGCCGGCCTCGCTCTGA
- the copC gene encoding copper homeostasis periplasmic binding protein CopC: protein MTTKTTSTVLAMIAAGGLMLAASQAAAHAKLVSANPAPDATVAAPKAISLKFSEKLEAKFSSFEIAKASGGAVPVKIKVAKGGMVIDGALAAPLAPGAYKVSWRVVTADAHRINGAYSFTVR, encoded by the coding sequence ATGACCACCAAGACCACTTCCACCGTCCTGGCGATGATCGCCGCGGGCGGCCTGATGCTCGCCGCGTCCCAGGCCGCCGCCCACGCCAAGCTGGTCAGCGCCAATCCCGCGCCCGACGCCACGGTCGCCGCTCCCAAGGCGATCAGCCTGAAATTCAGCGAGAAACTCGAGGCCAAGTTCTCCAGCTTCGAAATCGCCAAAGCCTCGGGCGGCGCCGTGCCGGTGAAGATCAAGGTCGCCAAGGGCGGGATGGTCATCGACGGCGCCCTGGCCGCGCCGCTGGCGCCGGGCGCCTATAAGGTCAGCTGGCGCGTGGTCACCGCCGACGCCCATCGCATCAACGGCGCCTACAGCTTCACGGTCCGCTAG
- a CDS encoding DUF411 domain-containing protein: MSRLIRRPPLARRALLLGAGAATLLVACAQGAEPLAIQVYKTPSCGCCTKWVEALRAAGLKPSINELDDLTPVRATYGVADTLSSCHTARIGGYTIEGHVPPSDILRLLQERPKALGLAVPGMPIGSPGMEMPGAGAEPYATLMLLDAKGATRVFARHG; this comes from the coding sequence GTGAGCCGTTTGATCCGTCGCCCGCCCCTTGCGCGCCGCGCCCTGCTGTTGGGGGCCGGCGCCGCCACTCTGCTGGTCGCCTGCGCGCAAGGCGCCGAACCCCTGGCTATCCAAGTCTACAAGACCCCGTCCTGCGGCTGCTGCACCAAGTGGGTCGAGGCCCTGAGGGCAGCCGGCCTCAAGCCGTCGATCAACGAGCTCGACGATCTGACGCCGGTGCGAGCGACCTACGGTGTCGCCGATACCCTGTCGTCGTGCCACACCGCACGGATCGGCGGCTACACCATCGAGGGTCACGTACCGCCGTCCGACATTCTTCGGCTGTTGCAAGAACGCCCCAAGGCGTTGGGCCTGGCGGTCCCTGGAATGCCGATCGGATCGCCCGGCATGGAAATGCCCGGAGCCGGCGCCGAGCCCTACGCGACCCTGATGCTGCTTGACGCCAAGGGCGCGACCCGGGTTTTCGCCCGCCATGGCTGA
- a CDS encoding YybH family protein: MTHLLSTLGASLLITGSALAHEPAKPATAVSTSLPPAARAAALAVDGFHAALAAGDTEKALALLAPDVLVVEEGGAERSRVEYASHHLAADAAFTRAVPSTPLSRSGLAQGDLAYIVSESRTTGVYSGKPVDRLSAETMVLRHEPAGWKIVHIHWSSRAAKPK, translated from the coding sequence ATGACACACCTACTTTCCACGCTTGGCGCCAGCCTGCTGATCACCGGCTCAGCGCTGGCTCACGAACCAGCCAAGCCTGCCACCGCAGTCTCGACCAGCCTGCCCCCGGCGGCCAGGGCCGCGGCCTTGGCCGTCGACGGCTTCCATGCGGCGCTGGCGGCGGGCGACACCGAAAAAGCCCTTGCTTTGTTGGCGCCCGACGTTCTGGTCGTTGAGGAGGGCGGCGCGGAGCGATCGCGGGTCGAATATGCCAGCCATCACCTAGCCGCCGACGCGGCCTTCACCCGTGCTGTACCCAGCACGCCGCTGTCGCGGTCGGGCCTGGCCCAGGGCGACCTGGCCTATATCGTCAGCGAAAGCCGCACGACGGGCGTCTACAGCGGCAAGCCGGTGGACCGCCTGTCGGCCGAGACCATGGTCCTTCGCCACGAGCCGGCGGGTTGGAAGATTGTCCATATCCATTGGTCTTCCCGGGCCGCCAAACCGAAATAG
- a CDS encoding copper resistance protein B, protein MNRLVVISLLPLALAAPAMAQTMDHSSMPGMTMPAAPTKPAARPAKPEAAAHQHQAAPAPAVAPKPETPAAGEADPHAGHDMPAETPMDHSAMPGMAMGAPAAAGTTIGDLEVPTGPPPAAPSDHAADRLFSPAAMAAARGQLRREHGGLSSSMVMANIAEWAPQSGKDSYRWEGEAWFGGDIHRLVIKTEGEGVVGDGVEQAELQALYSRAIGPYFNLQAGVRHDFEPHPTRTYATVGFEGLAPYWFEVSGAAFLSDRGDLSGRLEGSYDQRITQRLILQPRAELNLAASNDAATGMGAGLSNAELGLRLRYEIRREFAPYIGVTYDRKFGKTADYSRAAGEDVEDARLVFGLRAWF, encoded by the coding sequence ATGAACCGGCTCGTCGTAATCAGCCTGTTGCCGCTCGCCTTGGCCGCGCCAGCTATGGCCCAGACCATGGATCATTCCTCGATGCCGGGCATGACCATGCCCGCCGCGCCGACCAAGCCCGCCGCGAGACCTGCCAAGCCAGAGGCGGCGGCTCATCAGCATCAGGCGGCCCCCGCCCCAGCGGTCGCGCCGAAGCCAGAGACGCCCGCAGCCGGCGAAGCCGATCCGCACGCCGGACATGACATGCCGGCGGAGACGCCGATGGACCATTCCGCCATGCCGGGCATGGCGATGGGGGCGCCCGCGGCGGCCGGCACAACGATCGGTGATCTGGAGGTCCCAACGGGGCCGCCGCCGGCGGCGCCGAGCGACCACGCCGCTGACCGCCTGTTCTCGCCGGCCGCCATGGCCGCCGCGCGCGGCCAACTTCGGCGCGAGCACGGCGGCTTGAGCAGCTCCATGGTCATGGCCAACATCGCTGAGTGGGCGCCCCAGTCGGGCAAGGATAGCTATCGTTGGGAAGGCGAGGCCTGGTTTGGCGGCGACATCCATCGCCTGGTGATCAAGACCGAAGGCGAAGGCGTCGTCGGCGACGGCGTCGAGCAAGCCGAACTGCAAGCGCTCTATTCCCGCGCGATCGGTCCCTACTTCAATCTTCAGGCGGGGGTGCGGCATGATTTCGAGCCCCATCCCACCCGGACCTACGCGACTGTTGGGTTCGAGGGCCTTGCGCCCTACTGGTTTGAGGTGAGCGGCGCGGCCTTCCTATCCGACAGAGGCGATCTCTCTGGGCGGCTGGAAGGCTCCTACGACCAGCGCATCACCCAGCGCTTGATCCTGCAGCCGCGCGCGGAGTTGAACCTCGCCGCGTCTAATGACGCGGCGACCGGGATGGGTGCTGGCCTGTCGAATGCGGAGCTAGGCCTGCGGCTTCGCTACGAGATCCGCCGCGAGTTCGCCCCCTATATCGGCGTCACCTACGACCGAAAATTCGGGAAGACAGCTGACTACAGCCGCGCCGCCGGCGAGGATGTCGAGGATGCTCGGCTGGTGTTTGGCCTTCGGGCCTGGTTCTGA